The following coding sequences are from one Dromaius novaehollandiae isolate bDroNov1 chromosome 24, bDroNov1.hap1, whole genome shotgun sequence window:
- the PPCS gene encoding phosphopantothenate--cysteine ligase: MAAAAGGAAEAEGRVRAWAAAQAARGRRVALVTSGGTQVPLEARAVRFLENFSSGRRGAASAERLVGAGYGVCFLHRARSAFPWARALPPPGPALLEALRLTPGPPPGVAAAPAALPALLPALRAYRRAADAGALLALEFTGLAEYLALLRAAARALAPFGSSVMFYLAAAVSDFYIPASEMPEHKIQSSEGPLQITMEMVPKMLSPLVKEWAPEAFVISFKLETDPSILIEKSRKALEKYRHQVVVANTLESRRTAVIIVTKDSETPLSLSDEEIAQGMEIEEKLVSYLQGQHTAFIEKKF, translated from the exons atggcggcggcggcgggcggcgcggcggaggcggagggcCGCGTGCGGGCCTgggcggcggcgcaggcggcgcgcgggcggcgcgTGGCGCTGGTGACGTCGGGCGGGACGCAGGTGCCGCTGGAGGCGCGCGCCGTGCGCTTCCTGGAGAACTTCAgcagcgggcggcgcggcgccgcctcgGCCGAGCGGCTGGTGGGCGCCGGCTACGGCGTCTGCTTCCTGCACCGCGCGCGCTCCGCCTTCCCCTGGGCgcgcgcgctgccgccgcccgggcccgcgcTGCTCGAGGCGCTGCGCCTCacgcccgggccgccgcccggcgtcgccgccgcccccgccgccctgcccgcgctgctGCCCGCGCTGCGCGCCTACCGCCGCGCCGCCGACGCCGGGGCGCTGCTGGCGCTGGAGTTCACCGGCCTCGCCGAGTACCTGGCGCtgctgcgcgccgccgcccgcgccctggCGCCCTTCG GCTCCAGCGTCATGTTCTACCTGGCGGCCGCCGTGTCCGACTTCTACATCCCCGCCTCCGAGATGCCCGAGCACAAGATCCAGTCCTCGGAGGGGCCCCTGCAG ATCACAATGGAGATGGTGCCAAAAATGCTGTCTCCTCTGGTCAAAGAATGGGCTCCGGAGGCATTTGTTATTTCCTTTAAACTGGAAACGGATCCCTCGATCTTAATTGAAAAATCACGGAAGGCTTTGGAGAAATACCGTCACCAGGTGGTGGTAGCAAATACCCTGGAGTCGCGCAGAACCGCTGTTATTATTGTAACCAAAGACTCTGAAACGCCATTATCTCTTTCTGATGAAGAAATAGCTCAAGGCATGGAAATAGAGGAAAAGCTAGTGAGCTATCTTCAGGGTCAACATACAGCATTTATAGAGAAGAAATTCTGA
- the ZMYND12 gene encoding zinc finger MYND domain-containing protein 12 gives MAAVGAAGRRGCELCGAAARRCCARCGLAYYCDVDHQKADWVSIHERICQLLIPIHTSLPFFSSEKERKHGMEQLLNRQKHIIDLAYSTAQKFILEGKPRKAIPAGLQALRFSIRVYGSYSVDVVPAYLIMAEACIGAGCLMQATTYLSQAQWIVLKTPDCSLAIQYKLHRDLGLLYAAKGDLEQSVYHLANDIYLASCAFGPNAIQTAGGYFHMANIFLRQKKTDVAKSLYAEVTAIWHAFLVKSVQRQEQVLKLQAEASPFNEDREVSEDHLTEAQQAEAIQALNAILDFREQAPKQQPDETAKVLHALAMLFYLSMDLSKAREVGVKAFDLVKQLPQQEALEAIDRLLKLINSKPFCEK, from the exons ATGGCGGccgtgggggcggcggggcggcgcggctgcgagctgtgcggggcggcggcgcggcgctgctgcGCCCGCTGCGGCCTCGCCTACTACTG TGATGTCGATCATCAGAAAGCTGATTGGGTTAGTATCCACGAGAGAATATGCCAGCTGCTCATTCCAATCCATACATCCTTACCttttttcagttctgaaaaagaaagaaaacatggcaTGGAACAGCTGCTGAACAGGCAG AAACACATAATCGATCTCGCATATAGCACAGCCCAGAAGTTTATTCTTGAAGGAAAGCCCAGAAAAGCGATACCCGCGGGTCTGCAAGCACTGCGTTTCAGCATTCGCGTGTATGGCTCATATTCTGTGGACGTGGTGCCTGCTTATCTCATCATGGCCGAGGCCTGCATTG GTGCTGGCTGTCTTATGCAGGCGACTACGTATCTCTCTCAAGCTCAGTGGATTGTCCTCAAAACTCCAGACTGCAGCCTTGCCATTCAGTACAAACTGCATCGGGACCTGGGTCTTCTCTATGCCGCTAAAGGAGACCTCGAGCAGTCTGTGTATCACCTGGCAAATGAC ATTTACCTTGCTAGTTGTGCATTTGGACCAAACGCTATTCAGACAGCTGGAGGGTATTTCCACATGGCTAATATTTTCCTTCGCCAGAAGAAAACGGACGTAGCAAAGTCGCTCTATGCTGAG GTGACTGCCATCTGGCATGCCTTTCTCGTGAAGTCAGTTCAAAGGCAGGAGCAAGTTCTCAAGTTGCAAGCAGAAGCGTCTCCATTCAACGAGGACAGGGAAGTCAGCGAAGACCATCTGA CTGAAGCCCAGCAAGCAGAAGCGATTCAAGCACTGAATGCAATATTAGATTTCAGAGAACAGGCACCAAAGCAACAGCCTGATGAAACTGCCAAAGTTTTGCATGCTCTTGCAATGCTTTTTTACCTGAGCATGGATTTATCAAAG gCTCGGGAAGTGGGGGTGAAAGCCTTTGACCTGGTGAAACAACTGCCCCAGCAAGAGGCTCTGGAGGCCATTGATCGTTTGTTGAAGTTGATTAACTCCAAGCCTTTCTGTGAAAAATGA